In Zonotrichia leucophrys gambelii isolate GWCS_2022_RI chromosome 6, RI_Zleu_2.0, whole genome shotgun sequence, one genomic interval encodes:
- the PSD gene encoding PH and SEC7 domain-containing protein 1 isoform X3 yields the protein MQPCVSGEDHPPSSSERPQSQLVSDSESEMDSVEQLALGSTDTLSNGHKADLEAAKRLAKRLYNLDGFKKADVARHLGKNNEFSRMVAGEYLKFFVFTGMSLDQALRSFLKELALMGETQERERVLAHFSQRYYECNPNAISSEDGAHTLTCALMLLNTDLHGHNIGKRMSCSEFIGNLEGLNGGTDFPKELLKALYGSIKNEKLQWAIDEEELRKSLSELADPNPKSIKRISSCSNPFLDFSQDASIATYKHGLLVRKIHADPDCKKTPRGKRGWKPFHAILKGMILYLQKEEYKPGKALAEEELKNAISIHHSLATRASDYSKRPNVFYLRTADWRVFLFQAQNPEQMHSWITRINVVAAMFSAPPFPAAIGSQKKFSRPLLPSSCTRLSQEEQVKNHETKFKTMSAELLEHRSSLPEKKVKGKEYEELKQKEEYLEFEKSRYGTYAMLLRAKLKAGSEDLAAFESTLFDTVGGEDDGLKKSRSSPSLNAEPSSTTTKVKRNVSERSGRQPPGHPHKS from the exons ATGCAGCCCTGTGTGTCAG GAGAAGACCACCCTCCATCCAGCAG CGAGCgcccccagagccagctggTTTCAGACTCGGAGTCGGAGATGGACAGCGTGGAgcagctggccctgggcagcacGGACACCCTTTCCAATGGACACAAGGCTGACCTGGAGGCTGCCAAACGCCTGGCCAAGAGGCTCTACAACCTGGATGGCTTTAAAAAAGCAGATGTGGCTCGCCACCTGGGGAAGAA CAATGAGTTCAGCAGGATGGTGGCAGGGGAATATCTGAAGTTCTTCGTGTTCACAGGGATGAGTCTGGATCAGGCTCTCAG GTCCTTTCTGAAAGAGCTTGCCTTGATGGGAGAGACACAAGAGCGAGAGCGAGTGCTGGCTCATTTTTCCCAGCGCTACTACGAGTGTAATCCCAATGCCATCTCTTCAGAAG ACGGAGCCCACACCCTCACGTGCGCCCTGATGCTGCTAAACACAGATCTGCATGGACAT AACATTGGGAAGAGAATGTCCTGCTCCGAATTCATTGGCAACTTGGAGGGACTCAATGGAGGCACTGATTtccccaaggagctgctcaAG GCGCTGTATGGCTCCATCAAGAACGAGAAGCTGCAGTGGGCCAT AGATGAAGAGGAGCTGAGAAAGTCCCTCTCAGAGCTGGCAGATCCCAACCCAAAGTCCATCAAGCGCATCAGCAGCTGCAGTAACCCCTTTCTGGACTTTTCCCAGGACGCCAGCATTGCCACTTACAAGCACGGGCTGTTAGTCCGCAAGATCCACGCCGATCCCGACTGCAAGAAAA CACCCCGAGGGAAGCGCGGCTGGAAGCCCTTCCACGCCATCCTGAAGGGAATGATTCTCTACCTGCAGAAG GAGGAGTATAAGCCAGGGAAGGCACTGGCAGAAGAGGAGCTGAAGAATGCTATTAGCATCCACCATTCGCTTGCCACACGGGCATCTGACTACAGCAAGCGACCCAATGTCTTCTACCTCAGGACAGCTGACTGGAGGGTCTTCCTTTTCCAAGCACA GAACCCCGAACAGATGCACTCTTGGATCACGCGCATCAACGTGGTGGCAGCCATGTTCTCTGCGCCCCCCTTCCCCGCAGCCATCGGCTCCCAGAAGAAGTTCAGCCGcccgctgctgcccagctcctgcaccagGCTGTCTCAG gaggagcaggtgaAGAACCATGAGACCAAGTTCAAGACAatgtcagcagagctgctggagcatcGTTCCTCACTGCCTGAGAAGAAGGTGAAAGGCAAGGAATATGAGGAGCTAAAGCAGAAGGAAGAGTACCTGGAATTTGAG AAATCCCGCTATGGCACCTATGCCATGCTGCTGCGGGCCAAGCTGAAGGCTGGCTCCGAGGACCTGGCAGCATTTGAGTCCACCCTCTTTGACACAGTGGGTGGGGAGGACGATGGCCTGAAAAAGTcccgctccagcccctcactcAACGCAGAGCCCTCCAGCACGACCACCAAGGTGAAGCGCAACGTCTCAGAGCGCAGCGGCCGCCAGCCCCCTGGCCACCCCCACAAGTCCTAA
- the PSD gene encoding PH and SEC7 domain-containing protein 1 isoform X4 — MDSVEQLALGSTDTLSNGHKADLEAAKRLAKRLYNLDGFKKADVARHLGKNNEFSRMVAGEYLKFFVFTGMSLDQALRSFLKELALMGETQERERVLAHFSQRYYECNPNAISSEDGAHTLTCALMLLNTDLHGHNIGKRMSCSEFIGNLEGLNGGTDFPKELLKALYGSIKNEKLQWAIDEEELRKSLSELADPNPKSIKRISSCSNPFLDFSQDASIATYKHGLLVRKIHADPDCKKTPRGKRGWKPFHAILKGMILYLQKEEYKPGKALAEEELKNAISIHHSLATRASDYSKRPNVFYLRTADWRVFLFQAQNPEQMHSWITRINVVAAMFSAPPFPAAIGSQKKFSRPLLPSSCTRLSQEEQVKNHETKFKTMSAELLEHRSSLPEKKVKGKEYEELKQKEEYLEFEKSRYGTYAMLLRAKLKAGSEDLAAFESTLFDTVGGEDDGLKKSRSSPSLNAEPSSTTTKVKRNVSERSGRQPPGHPHKS; from the exons ATGGACAGCGTGGAgcagctggccctgggcagcacGGACACCCTTTCCAATGGACACAAGGCTGACCTGGAGGCTGCCAAACGCCTGGCCAAGAGGCTCTACAACCTGGATGGCTTTAAAAAAGCAGATGTGGCTCGCCACCTGGGGAAGAA CAATGAGTTCAGCAGGATGGTGGCAGGGGAATATCTGAAGTTCTTCGTGTTCACAGGGATGAGTCTGGATCAGGCTCTCAG GTCCTTTCTGAAAGAGCTTGCCTTGATGGGAGAGACACAAGAGCGAGAGCGAGTGCTGGCTCATTTTTCCCAGCGCTACTACGAGTGTAATCCCAATGCCATCTCTTCAGAAG ACGGAGCCCACACCCTCACGTGCGCCCTGATGCTGCTAAACACAGATCTGCATGGACAT AACATTGGGAAGAGAATGTCCTGCTCCGAATTCATTGGCAACTTGGAGGGACTCAATGGAGGCACTGATTtccccaaggagctgctcaAG GCGCTGTATGGCTCCATCAAGAACGAGAAGCTGCAGTGGGCCAT AGATGAAGAGGAGCTGAGAAAGTCCCTCTCAGAGCTGGCAGATCCCAACCCAAAGTCCATCAAGCGCATCAGCAGCTGCAGTAACCCCTTTCTGGACTTTTCCCAGGACGCCAGCATTGCCACTTACAAGCACGGGCTGTTAGTCCGCAAGATCCACGCCGATCCCGACTGCAAGAAAA CACCCCGAGGGAAGCGCGGCTGGAAGCCCTTCCACGCCATCCTGAAGGGAATGATTCTCTACCTGCAGAAG GAGGAGTATAAGCCAGGGAAGGCACTGGCAGAAGAGGAGCTGAAGAATGCTATTAGCATCCACCATTCGCTTGCCACACGGGCATCTGACTACAGCAAGCGACCCAATGTCTTCTACCTCAGGACAGCTGACTGGAGGGTCTTCCTTTTCCAAGCACA GAACCCCGAACAGATGCACTCTTGGATCACGCGCATCAACGTGGTGGCAGCCATGTTCTCTGCGCCCCCCTTCCCCGCAGCCATCGGCTCCCAGAAGAAGTTCAGCCGcccgctgctgcccagctcctgcaccagGCTGTCTCAG gaggagcaggtgaAGAACCATGAGACCAAGTTCAAGACAatgtcagcagagctgctggagcatcGTTCCTCACTGCCTGAGAAGAAGGTGAAAGGCAAGGAATATGAGGAGCTAAAGCAGAAGGAAGAGTACCTGGAATTTGAG AAATCCCGCTATGGCACCTATGCCATGCTGCTGCGGGCCAAGCTGAAGGCTGGCTCCGAGGACCTGGCAGCATTTGAGTCCACCCTCTTTGACACAGTGGGTGGGGAGGACGATGGCCTGAAAAAGTcccgctccagcccctcactcAACGCAGAGCCCTCCAGCACGACCACCAAGGTGAAGCGCAACGTCTCAGAGCGCAGCGGCCGCCAGCCCCCTGGCCACCCCCACAAGTCCTAA